The following are encoded in a window of Chitinophaga sp. H8 genomic DNA:
- a CDS encoding DUF4288 domain-containing protein yields the protein MHWFVAKVVYQIICGNGNHMPQFDEQLRLISAINKQEALRKAKEIGVQEQYAFRNQKQELVEWKFINVPEVYTLDQLTDGMELYSRIEEPNNASSYLAWLQMKSAELQEQKSVELSA from the coding sequence ATGCATTGGTTTGTTGCGAAAGTAGTTTACCAGATTATTTGCGGAAATGGTAATCACATGCCACAGTTCGACGAGCAGTTACGTTTGATCAGTGCTATCAATAAACAGGAAGCACTACGCAAAGCAAAGGAAATAGGGGTACAGGAGCAATATGCTTTCAGGAATCAGAAGCAGGAGCTGGTGGAGTGGAAGTTTATCAATGTGCCGGAAGTATATACACTGGACCAGCTTACGGATGGGATGGAATTGTACTCCCGTATTGAGGAGCCCAACAATGCCAGTTCTTATCTGGCCTGGTTGCAGATGAAGTCTGCAGAGTTACAGGAACAAAAGAGTGTTGAGCTCAGCGCATAA